A genomic window from Brassica oleracea var. oleracea cultivar TO1000 chromosome C8, BOL, whole genome shotgun sequence includes:
- the LOC106308177 gene encoding uncharacterized protein LOC106308177, with amino-acid sequence METRMVKEGDVEKHIGGCMAGFFNIFDRPHLLSPKRFSLPKRLSSSSSPSLKTEPSLESGSHSVYSTPQLRSPAPPEFKQQVVSPRRFSKEAPRLSLDSRAVVDAKGSLKPRQIHADVGSGSPSVIARLMGLEALPDSQQQQPLQRSASESRVISRFVDRLNFQNPQSSTQGAEEDHHSTKEPSKASSTPVPLRRKSFFDTADFFPEPRQVMSRGSESDLETLKQLLEALRLKGLLHSSSSTNRNVIISQSPIRSVASKPDLSKAKRSENSVKTPNRRPTLKDSWRAEHVHTRNRSRGRPIEEDHEEFNKHGKNLLERCDKLLNSIAEMAASEAAAAAAGDSQPSPVSVLDASLYQEDSSPSPVTKRTLHFTELLLEDESFMSSSSDSEYDYISDILRASNCLPQESDIFSLLEEKQQYLLKSSERASAHERRLTFDAVQEIVGRIRRRGRMVGDADEMLQLTWSEFQKLRKKSSSPAEEEEAADLVGYVCGVLGRDLSEDPWRDFQVETSEAVLVIERLVFKDLVGETIRHMAALNRSASLRRRRRLLF; translated from the exons ATGGAGACAAGGATGGTGAAAGAGGGAGATGTGGAGAAGCACATTGGTGGTTGCATGGCCGGCTTCTTCAACATCTTCGATCGTCCTCATCTTCTCTCCCCCAAACGATTTTCCCTGCCCAAACGTCTCTCCTCCTCCTCCTCCCCTTCTTTGAAGACTGAACCTTCACTGGAGTCAGGGAGCCACAGTGTCTATTCCACCCCACAGCTCCGGTCTCCGGCTCCCCCAGAGTTTAAACAACAAGTAGTATCTCCCAGGAGGTTCTCCAAAGAAGCTCCTAGACTCTCGCTGGATAGTAGAGCCGTGGTGGATGCCAAGGGAAGCCTCAAACCCAGACAGATCCACGCTGATGTGGGGTCTGGATCGCCCAGCGTGATCGCAAGGCTCATGGGATTGGAGGCATTGCCTGATTCGCAGCAGCAGCAGCCTCTTCAGCGATCTGCATCCGAGTCGAGGGTCATCAGTAGATTTGTGGACAGGTTGAACTTTCAAAACCCGCAGAGCAGCACCCAAGGAGCTGAAGAAGATCACCACTCCACGAAGGAGCCATCAAAAGCTTCTTCTACTCCAGTCCCGCTAAGGCGAAAGAGTTTTTTCGATACAGCAGATTTCTTCCCGGAGCCAAGGCAAGTGATGAGTCGTGGATCCGAGTCTGATCTTGAAACCCTTAAGCAGCTTCTCGAAGCTCTTAGGCTCAAAGGACTGTTGCACTCTTCTTCTTCAACAAACAGGAACGTCATCATCTCTCAATCTCCCATCAGATCTGTAGCTTCCAAGCCAGATCTAAGCAAAGCAAAGAGAAGTGAAAACAGCGTCAAGACTCCTAACAGGAGACCGACGCTCAAGGATTCCTGGAGAGCCGAACATGTCCACACAAGGAACCGCAGCCGAGGACGACCGATTGAAGAAGACCATGAAGAGTTTAACAAACATGGGAAAAATCTACTGGAGAGATGCGACAAGCTTCTAAACAGCATTGCCGAAATGGCTGCGTCTGAGGCTGCGGCTGCGGCTGCGGGAGATTCACAGCCGAGTCCAGTCTCGGTTCTTGATGCCTCCCTTTACCAAGAGGACTCTTCTCCATCCCCGGTCACGAAACGCACCCTTCACTTCACTG AACTACTACTGGAAGATGAATCCTTCATGTCATCATCTTCGGACTCTGAATACGACTACATCTCCGACATCCTCAGAGCCTCCAATTGCCTACCGCAAGAATCCGACATCTTCTCGCTGCTCGAGGAAAAGCAGCAATACCTCCTCAAGAGCAGCGAACGCGCCTCCGCTCACGAGAGAAGGCTCACCTTCGACGCGGTTCAGGAGATTGTTGGGCGGATAAGGAGGAGGGGGAGAATGGTTGGAGACGCTGACGAGATGCTGCAGCTGACCTGGTCCGAGTTTCAGAAGCTAAGAAAGAAAAGCTCCTCGCCAGCTGAGGAGGAGGAAGCAGCGGACCTTGTGGGGTACGTGTGCGGGGTCCTCGGGAGAGATCTATCGGAGGATCCTTGGCGAGATTTTCAGGTGGAGACGTCGGAGGCGGTTCTCGTCATCGAACGGCTTGTTTTCAAAGATCTGGTTGGTGAGACCATACGCCATATGGCTGCTCTTAACAGGTCCGCCTCGCTGCGTAGGAGGAGAAGGCTGCTCTTCTGA
- the LOC106307242 gene encoding cytokinin dehydrogenase 6 has protein sequence MASKAIYITHCRQPSPHPDSHNQKILVASAIQNRISFSTFCFNTLLPIRNQEGHMKYLHACFLRKRNMIIVRSFTILLLLSCIAFKLACCFSSGISSLKALPLVGHLEFEHVHPASKDFGNRYQLLALAVLHPKSVSDIASVIRHIWMMGPHSQLTVAARGRGHSLQGQAQTRHGIVIHMESLQPQKLQVHGVGGGPTPFVDVSGGELWINILHETLKYGLAPKSWTDYLHLTVGGTLSNAGISGQAFRHGPQISNVHQLEVVTGKGEILNCSERQNSDLFHGVLGGLGQFGIITRARIALEPAPTMVKWMRMLYLDFAAFARDQERLISSDDDKFDYIEGFVIINRTGLLDSWRLSFTPEDPVEASQFKSDGRNLYCLEVAKYFKLDEDGKDVMNQEVKESLSELSYISSTLFSSEVTYQEFLDRVHVSEMKLRSKGQWEVPHPWLNLLVPRSRVNEFAKGVFGNILTDTSNGPVIVYPVNKSKWDNRSSAVTPEEEEIFYLVAILTSAVPGSTGKDGVDQIVKRNQRILEFSEAAGLGLKQYLPHYTTRHEWRSHFGPKWDDFVRRKSRYDPFAMLAPGQRIFEK, from the exons ATGGCTTCTAAAGCTATATATATAACCCATTGTAGACAGCCAAGTCCCCATCCGGATTCTCACAACCAAAAAATATTGGTTGCCTCCGCCATTCAGAATCGCATTAGCTTTTCAACCTTTTGTTTCAATACTCTTCTGCCTATCAGAAATCAAGAAGGCCATATGAAGTATCTACATGCATGCTTCCTCAGAAAAAGAAACATGATTATAGTAAGAAGTTTCACCATCTTACTACTACTCAGCTGCATAGCCTTTAAGTTAGCTTGCTGCTTCTCTAGCGGCATCTCTTCGTTGAAAGCCCTTCCCCTAGTAGGCCACTTGGAGTTCGAACATGTCCATCCCGCCTCCAAAGATTTTGGAAACCGGTACCAGCTGCTTGCTTTGGCGGTCTTGCATCCCAAATCCGTAAGCGACATCGCCTCGGTGATACGACACATATGGATGATGGGGCCTCATTCACAGCTCACGGTGGCAGCGAGAGGCCGTGGACATTCACTCCAAGGCCAAGCACAGACTAGACATGGAATTGTTATCCACATGGAATCACTACAGCCTCAGAAGCTGCAGGTCCACGGCGTGGGTGGTGGTCCTACTCCGTTCGTTGATGTGTCTGGTGGTGAGCTGTGGATAAACATTTTGCACGAGACCCTAAAGTACGGGCTTGCACCAAAATCATGGACGGACTACCTACATTTAACTGTTGGTGGTACTCTGTCCAATGCTGGAATCAGCGGCCAGGCATTCCGACACGGGCCGCAGATCAGCAATGTTCATCAACTGGAGGTTGTCACAG GAAAAGGTGAGATTTTAAACTGTTCAGAGAGACAGAACAGCGACCTGTTTCATGGAGTTCTTGGTGGGTTAGGTCAGTTTGGCATCATAACAAGGGCAAGAATAGCATTGGAACCAGCACCAACCATG GTCAAATGGATGAGAATGTTGTACCTGGATTTTGCAGCTTTTGCGAGGGACCAAGAGCGCCTGATTTCGTCAGATGATGACAAATTCGATTACATCGAAGGTTTTGTGATAATAAACAGGACGGGACTGCTGGACAGCTGGAGGTTATCCTTCACACCAGAAGACCCTGTAGAGGCCAGCCAATTCAAATCTGATGGTAGGAATCTCTACTGTCTGGAAGTGGCCAAGTACTTTAAGCTGGATGAAGACGGGAAAGATGTAATGAACCAG GAAGTGAAGGAATCATTATCTGAACTAAGCTACATCTCGTCGACACTGTTTTCATCGGAGGTAACGTACCAAGAATTCTTGGACAGGGTACATGTCTCTGAGATGAAGCTGCGGTCGAAAGGGCAGTGGGAAGTTCCACATCCATGGCTGAATCTGCTAGTGCCAAGGAGCAGAGTCAATGAATTTGCTAAAGGTGTGTTCGGAAACATCCTAACCGATACAAGCAACGGGCCAGTCATAGTCTACCCAGTCAACAAGTCAAA GTGGGACAATAGAAGTTCAGCGGTGACACCGGAGGAGGAAGAGATATTCTACTTGGTGGCGATCCTTACATCGGCTGTTCCGGGGTCGACGGGGAAAGATGGAGTCGACCAAATTGTAAAGCGGAACCAAAGGATACTTGAATTCAGTGAAGCAGCAGGTTTAGGGCTGAAGCAATACCTGCCCCATTACACAACCCGACACGAGTGGAGATCCCACTTTGGTCCTAAGTGGGATGATTTTGTGCGGAGAAAATCCAGATATGATCCCTTCGCAATGCTCGCGCCAGGCCAGAGAATTTTCGAGAAATGA
- the LOC106311897 gene encoding acyl-CoA--sterol O-acyltransferase 1-like — MVGALSHEAKRLTEAWGSVMVSLCYCFCVGKLVDKGVKRLILMAPVMILFFLVPLHLTTVHMIGTTGFFISWLANFKLYLFAFRNGPLSSPTLSLPIFLLVSCFPIKLQQLGNESKPKRHSVREGSLFYLVKALPLLLVIQSFRYTHLLPNKAVLLLYGFNMYFSLDLMLAVTASLVRAASSLELEPQFNEPYLATSLQDFWGKRWNLMVSEILRPTVYEPVLRLSVLPRKWASAPAALATFVVSGIMHELIFFYLGRLRPSWGLMSFFLLHGVCIMAEIALKKAIRRRWSLPTPVARTLTILFVFATGIFLFFPEFQRCKIDQKAFAEYAAVGTFLKKSVLGYSR; from the coding sequence ATGGTGGGGGCGTTGAGCCATGAAGCGAAGCGGTTGACTGAGGCGTGGGGTTCGGTGATGGTGTCCTTGTGTTACTGTTTCTGTGTTGGAAAATTGGTTGACAAGGGAGTCAAAAGGCTGATTCTGATGGCTCCAGTGATGATCCTTTTCTTTTTGGTTCCGCTCCATCTAACCACTGTGCATATGATCGGGACCACTGGTTTCTTCATCTCTTGGCTCGCCAACTTCAAGCTCTATCTATTTGCATTTCGAAACGGTCCTCTCTCCTCACCCACTCTCTCTCTCCCTATCTTCCTCCTCGTCTCCTGCTTCCCCATCAAGCTTCAGCAGCTTGGTAATGAATCTAAGCCAAAGCGGCACAGCGTGAGAGAAGGTTCTTTGTTTTATCTAGTGAAGGCACTTCCTTTGCTTCTAGTCATCCAATCATTCCGTTACACCCACCTCCTCCCCAACAAAGCCGTGCTTTTGCTCTATGGTTTCAACATGTATTTCTCCCTCGACCTCATGTTAGCGGTCACCGCATCCCTGGTACGAGCCGCATCCAGCCTTGAGCTGGAGCCTCAGTTCAACGAGCCATACCTCGCCACATCGCTTCAGGATTTCTGGGGCAAACGATGGAATCTGATGGTCAGTGAGATCTTGCGCCCGACCGTCTACGAGCCGGTGCTAAGGTTGTCGGTGCTCCCCAGGAAATGGGCATCCGCTCCTGCGGCGTTGGCCACGTTCGTGGTTTCGGGGATAATGCACGAGCTCATATTCTTCTACTTGGGGAGGTTGCGGCCGTCGTGGGGGCTGATGTCTTTCTTCCTCCTGCATGGAGTCTGCATCATGGCTGAGATCGCCCTCAAGAAGGCCATCAGAAGAAGATGGAGTCTTCCAACACCAGTGGCTCGGACTCTGACAATATTATTCGTCTTCGCCACTGGGATCTTCTTGTTCTTCCCGGAATTTCAGAGGTGCAAGATCGACCAAAAGGCCTTCGCTGAGTACGCAGCGGTAGGTACGTTTCTCAAGAAAAGCGTTCTAGGATACTCACGTTAG